The Xanthomonas sp. DAR 34887 genome has a segment encoding these proteins:
- the ftsH gene encoding ATP-dependent zinc metalloprotease FtsH codes for MNDLTKNLLLWVVVAVVLMVVFQSFSPRLAGGPGNDTVTYTQFLKEVDGGRVKSVDFTDDTGLSVTAIRFKRSDGSESTVYGPRDDKLVDVLYSKNVEMTRQKPANGPSFWSLVLNFLPVILIIGFWLFIMRQMQGGGGGAKGAMSFGKSRAKLQGEDQIKVTFADVAGCDEAKEEVGELVDFLRDPTKFTKLGGKIPRGVLMVGPPGTGKTLLAKAIAGEAKVPFFSISGSDFVEMFVGVGASRVRDMFEQAKKHAPCIIFIDEIDAVGRHRGAGLGGGHDEREQTLNQLLVEMDGFEGGEGVIVIAATNRPDVLDPALLRPGRFDRQVVVGLPDVRGREQILKVHMRKLPLADDVEPMVIARGTPGFSGADLANLCNEAALFAARETVKEVRMDHFDRARDKILMGSERRSMAMSEEEKTLTAYHEAGHAIVGRLVPEHDPVYKVTIIPRGRALGVTMYLPEGDKYSINRVAIQSQLCSLYGGRVAEELIFGTDKVTTGASNDIERATKMARNMVTKWGLSDELGPIAYGEEDDEVFLGRSVTQHKSVSDDTARRIDEVVRSILDKAYAKTTHILTENLDKLHVMAKLLLEYETIDVPQIDAIMEGRDPPPPMGWGKSGKDGKDGGNDKGSSRPLPPITGPAEQL; via the coding sequence ATGAACGACTTGACCAAGAATCTGTTGCTGTGGGTAGTCGTCGCCGTCGTGCTGATGGTGGTGTTCCAGAGCTTCTCGCCACGGTTGGCCGGCGGTCCCGGCAACGACACCGTGACCTACACCCAGTTCCTGAAGGAAGTGGACGGCGGGCGGGTGAAGTCGGTCGACTTCACCGACGACACCGGGCTGTCGGTGACCGCGATCCGCTTCAAGCGCAGCGACGGCAGCGAAAGCACGGTCTACGGTCCGCGCGACGACAAGCTGGTGGACGTGCTGTACAGCAAGAACGTGGAAATGACCCGGCAGAAGCCGGCCAACGGCCCGAGTTTCTGGTCGCTGGTGCTGAACTTCCTGCCGGTCATCCTGATCATCGGCTTCTGGCTGTTCATCATGCGCCAGATGCAGGGCGGCGGTGGCGGCGCCAAGGGCGCGATGTCGTTCGGCAAATCGCGCGCTAAGCTGCAGGGCGAAGACCAGATCAAGGTCACCTTCGCCGACGTCGCCGGCTGCGACGAGGCCAAGGAAGAGGTCGGCGAGCTGGTCGACTTCCTGCGCGACCCGACCAAGTTCACCAAGCTCGGCGGCAAGATCCCGCGCGGCGTGCTGATGGTCGGCCCGCCCGGTACCGGCAAGACGCTGCTGGCCAAGGCCATCGCCGGCGAAGCCAAGGTGCCGTTCTTCAGCATTTCCGGTTCCGACTTCGTCGAAATGTTCGTCGGCGTCGGCGCCAGCCGCGTGCGCGACATGTTCGAGCAGGCCAAGAAGCACGCGCCGTGCATCATCTTCATCGACGAAATCGATGCGGTCGGCCGCCACCGCGGCGCCGGCCTGGGCGGCGGTCACGACGAGCGCGAGCAGACCCTGAACCAGTTGCTGGTGGAAATGGACGGGTTCGAGGGCGGCGAAGGCGTGATCGTGATCGCCGCGACCAACCGCCCCGACGTGCTCGACCCGGCGCTGCTGCGTCCGGGCCGTTTCGACCGCCAGGTGGTGGTCGGGCTGCCGGACGTGCGCGGCCGCGAGCAGATCCTGAAGGTGCACATGCGCAAGCTGCCGCTGGCCGACGACGTCGAGCCGATGGTGATCGCGCGCGGCACGCCGGGCTTCTCCGGCGCCGACCTGGCCAACCTGTGCAACGAGGCGGCGCTGTTCGCCGCGCGCGAAACGGTCAAGGAGGTCCGCATGGACCACTTCGACCGCGCCCGCGACAAGATCCTGATGGGCTCCGAGCGCCGTTCGATGGCGATGAGCGAGGAAGAGAAGACGCTGACCGCCTACCACGAAGCCGGTCACGCCATCGTCGGCCGCCTGGTGCCGGAGCACGATCCGGTCTACAAGGTCACCATCATTCCGCGCGGGCGTGCGCTGGGCGTGACCATGTACCTGCCGGAAGGCGACAAGTATTCGATCAACCGAGTCGCGATCCAGTCGCAGCTGTGCTCGCTGTACGGCGGCCGCGTCGCCGAAGAGCTGATCTTCGGCACCGACAAGGTCACCACCGGCGCCTCCAACGACATCGAGCGCGCGACCAAGATGGCGCGCAACATGGTCACCAAGTGGGGCCTGTCCGACGAGCTGGGGCCGATCGCCTACGGCGAGGAAGACGACGAGGTGTTCCTGGGTCGTTCGGTCACCCAGCACAAGAGCGTGTCCGACGATACCGCGCGCCGCATCGACGAAGTGGTGCGTTCGATCCTCGACAAGGCCTACGCCAAGACCACGCATATCCTCACCGAGAACCTCGACAAGCTGCACGTGATGGCGAAACTGCTGCTGGAGTACGAAACCATCGACGTGCCGCAGATCGACGCGATCATGGAAGGCCGCGATCCGCCGCCGCCGATGGGCTGGGGCAAGTCCGGCAAGGATGGCAAGGACGGCGGCAACGACAAGGGCAGTTCGCGGCCGCTGCCGCCGATCACCGGGCCGGCCGAGCAGCTGTAA
- the rlmE gene encoding 23S rRNA (uridine(2552)-2'-O)-methyltransferase RlmE, with protein sequence MATRSKSSQRWLREHFADPFVKKAQAEGMRSRAAYKLEELLQRDKLLKPGMLVVDLGAAPGGWSQQVRKSLGERGRVLALDILEMPPLAGVEFLHGDFREQAVLSQFEEMLGGSPVDLVLSDMAPNKSGMDAVDQPRMMHLAELAMEFADTHLKPGGAFLIKLFQGVGSDDYIREMRRRYEKVSIRKPAASRKRSPEVYALGQGKRAQIK encoded by the coding sequence ATGGCAACCCGTAGCAAAAGCAGCCAACGCTGGCTCCGCGAACATTTCGCCGACCCCTTCGTGAAGAAGGCCCAGGCCGAAGGCATGCGTTCGCGTGCCGCCTACAAGCTGGAAGAGCTGTTGCAGCGCGACAAGCTGCTCAAGCCGGGCATGCTGGTGGTCGATCTCGGCGCCGCGCCGGGCGGCTGGTCGCAGCAGGTGCGCAAGTCGCTGGGCGAGCGCGGCCGGGTGCTGGCGCTGGACATCCTAGAGATGCCGCCGCTAGCCGGTGTGGAGTTCCTTCACGGCGACTTCAGGGAACAGGCGGTGCTATCGCAGTTCGAGGAAATGCTCGGCGGCAGCCCGGTCGACCTTGTGCTGTCGGATATGGCCCCCAATAAAAGCGGCATGGACGCGGTGGACCAGCCGCGGATGATGCATCTGGCCGAATTGGCGATGGAGTTCGCCGATACCCACCTCAAGCCGGGCGGGGCGTTCCTGATCAAGCTGTTCCAGGGCGTCGGGTCCGACGACTACATCCGCGAGATGCGGCGCCGTTACGAGAAGGTGTCCATCCGCAAACCGGCGGCCTCGCGCAAGCGTTCGCCGGAGGTCTACGCCCTCGGACAGGGCAAGCGTGCCCAGATCAAGTAA
- the yhbY gene encoding ribosome assembly RNA-binding protein YhbY, translating to MSISLTPSQNRFLRGLAHDLKPLLQIGGKGVTPAFLAELDEVLERHELVKVKVGGDDREARDASIASLVEQSHSVLVQRIGHTAILYRPAKEDRQIVLPRG from the coding sequence ATGTCGATCAGCCTCACTCCGTCCCAGAACCGCTTCCTGCGCGGCCTGGCGCACGACCTCAAACCCCTGTTGCAGATCGGCGGCAAGGGCGTCACGCCGGCCTTCCTGGCTGAACTGGACGAGGTGCTGGAGCGCCACGAACTGGTCAAGGTGAAGGTCGGCGGCGACGACCGCGAGGCCCGCGACGCGAGCATCGCCAGCCTGGTCGAGCAATCGCACAGCGTGCTGGTGCAGCGCATCGGCCACACTGCGATCCTGTATCGCCCGGCCAAGGAAGACCGCCAGATCGTGCTGCCGCGCGGCTGA
- a CDS encoding Mth938-like domain-containing protein, whose product MQLTQDLPDYAYALRMADGRQAKVNDRLLTRSFILAPDTLVEAWDAPVAAELQPQHLQPLLELNPALVILGTGERQVFPSAAALALFLTRGIGIEVMNNAAAARTYNVLAAEGRRVAVGFLLEG is encoded by the coding sequence ATGCAGCTGACCCAGGACCTGCCCGATTACGCCTATGCCCTGCGCATGGCCGATGGCCGCCAGGCCAAGGTGAACGACCGCCTGCTCACCCGCAGTTTCATTCTCGCCCCGGATACCCTGGTCGAGGCGTGGGACGCGCCGGTAGCCGCCGAACTGCAGCCGCAGCACCTGCAACCCTTGCTGGAGCTGAACCCGGCGCTGGTGATCCTGGGCACGGGCGAACGCCAGGTGTTCCCGTCTGCCGCCGCGCTGGCGCTGTTCCTGACTCGCGGCATCGGCATCGAAGTGATGAACAACGCCGCGGCCGCGCGGACCTACAACGTGCTGGCCGCCGAAGGCCGGCGCGTGGCGGTCGGGTTCCTGCTGGAAGGCTGA
- a CDS encoding peptidoglycan DD-metalloendopeptidase family protein, whose translation MESEVRMSVDRVVRNGLRCSVWLLVAAGMGACSSATVVRTSAAPGKPAASAPRPSVPKPGVTATVRRGDTLYAIARVNNINPQDLAAWNRLPPPYTIYPGQSLKLYPPGGGSGGGTVAARPGSAPVAPPSSAGTAARPPVAAPTPVSSGFSWRWPADGAVVSRFVVGETTKQGVDIAGSSGQAVRAAADGVVVYSGAGLVGYGELIIIKHNEQWLSAYGHNRKRLVNEGQNVKAGEQIAEMGRSGAARDMLHFEIRYNGKPVDPLLYLPAK comes from the coding sequence ATGGAGAGCGAAGTACGGATGAGCGTCGATCGGGTGGTACGCAACGGCCTGCGTTGCAGCGTGTGGTTGCTGGTGGCGGCAGGAATGGGCGCGTGCAGCAGCGCCACCGTGGTGCGTACGTCCGCAGCGCCCGGCAAGCCCGCCGCGTCGGCGCCGCGTCCGTCGGTGCCCAAGCCCGGCGTCACTGCGACCGTGCGCCGCGGCGACACGCTGTATGCGATCGCCCGCGTCAACAACATCAATCCGCAGGACCTGGCTGCCTGGAACCGGCTGCCGCCGCCGTACACGATCTACCCCGGGCAGTCCCTGAAGCTGTATCCGCCGGGTGGCGGCAGTGGCGGTGGCACGGTCGCCGCGCGGCCTGGTAGCGCGCCGGTAGCGCCGCCGAGTTCCGCAGGAACCGCCGCGCGGCCGCCGGTCGCCGCGCCGACCCCGGTGAGTAGCGGCTTCAGCTGGCGCTGGCCGGCCGACGGCGCAGTGGTCAGCCGCTTCGTGGTCGGCGAGACCACCAAGCAGGGCGTGGACATCGCCGGCAGCAGCGGCCAGGCGGTGCGTGCCGCCGCCGATGGCGTAGTGGTGTATTCGGGCGCCGGCCTGGTCGGCTACGGCGAACTGATCATCATCAAGCACAACGAGCAATGGCTGTCGGCCTATGGCCACAACCGCAAGCGCCTGGTCAACGAAGGCCAGAACGTGAAGGCCGGGGAGCAGATCGCCGAGATGGGCCGCAGCGGCGCCGCGCGCGACATGCTGCACTTCGAGATCCGCTACAACGGCAAGCCGGTGGATCCGTTGCTGTATCTGCCGGCGAAGTAG
- a CDS encoding YqaA family protein, whose translation MKIFGPLYERAIAWSRHRRAPTFLTGLSFAEAIVFPVPPEVMLAPMSLAQPRRALWFATLSLMGSLAGALVGYMLGHFAFAAVQPLIEWLGWTQKIDAQVSHLREVVAESPWRAFWLLVLAGFTPIPLKIFTWASGIVGIPLLPFLASMLVGRGKRVYLVAGAIRLGGPRAEAALRRWIEPLGWVAMAILALLVVWVLWRAKYG comes from the coding sequence ATGAAGATATTCGGGCCGTTGTACGAACGCGCCATCGCCTGGTCGCGCCACCGCCGCGCGCCGACGTTCCTGACCGGGCTCAGCTTCGCCGAGGCGATCGTGTTCCCGGTGCCGCCGGAGGTGATGCTGGCGCCGATGTCGCTGGCGCAGCCGCGGCGCGCGCTGTGGTTCGCCACGTTGAGCCTGATGGGCTCGCTGGCCGGCGCGCTGGTCGGCTACATGCTCGGCCACTTCGCCTTCGCCGCGGTGCAGCCGTTGATCGAATGGCTGGGCTGGACGCAGAAGATCGATGCGCAGGTGAGCCATCTGCGCGAGGTGGTCGCCGAATCGCCGTGGCGCGCGTTCTGGCTGCTGGTGCTGGCCGGTTTCACCCCGATCCCGTTGAAGATATTTACCTGGGCCTCAGGCATCGTGGGAATCCCGCTGCTACCGTTCCTGGCGAGCATGCTGGTCGGTCGCGGCAAGCGCGTGTACCTGGTGGCCGGCGCGATCCGCCTTGGCGGGCCGCGTGCGGAAGCCGCGTTGCGGCGCTGGATCGAACCGCTCGGTTGGGTCGCGATGGCGATCCTGGCGCTGCTGGTGGTGTGGGTTCTATGGAGAGCGAAGTACGGATGA
- a CDS encoding protein-L-isoaspartate(D-aspartate) O-methyltransferase, translating into MTPRLRLQPEAIGIGMTSQRVRDRLVERLRESGIRDEAVLNAVRTVPRHLFIDEALASRAYEDTALPIGHGQTISQPWVVARMTETVLEAAPKKVLEVGTGSGYQAAILAALGLEVYTVERIGDLLRQARKRLRQLGMNVRSKHDDGRVGWAEHGPYDAIVVTAAAPALVDALVEQLAPGGCLVAPVGGPSSQSLVRLRRDAEGRIEQDILAPVTFVPLLSGMLD; encoded by the coding sequence ATGACCCCGCGGCTGCGCCTGCAACCGGAAGCGATCGGCATCGGCATGACCTCGCAGCGCGTGCGCGACCGCCTGGTCGAGCGCCTGCGCGAGTCCGGCATTCGCGACGAGGCCGTGCTCAACGCGGTGCGCACGGTGCCGCGGCACCTGTTCATCGACGAGGCGCTGGCCTCGCGCGCCTACGAGGACACCGCGCTGCCGATCGGCCACGGCCAGACCATCTCGCAGCCGTGGGTGGTGGCGCGGATGACCGAGACCGTGCTCGAGGCGGCGCCGAAGAAGGTGCTGGAAGTGGGCACCGGGTCCGGCTACCAGGCCGCGATCCTGGCCGCGCTGGGGCTGGAGGTCTATACCGTGGAGCGCATCGGCGACCTGTTGCGGCAGGCGCGCAAGCGCTTGCGCCAGCTCGGCATGAACGTGCGCAGCAAGCACGACGACGGCCGCGTCGGCTGGGCCGAGCACGGCCCCTACGATGCGATCGTGGTCACCGCCGCGGCGCCGGCGCTGGTCGATGCGCTGGTCGAGCAGCTGGCGCCGGGCGGCTGCCTGGTGGCGCCGGTCGGCGGCCCTTCGTCGCAATCGCTGGTGCGCCTGCGCCGCGATGCCGAAGGCCGCATCGAACAAGACATCCTGGCGCCGGTGACCTTCGTCCCGCTGCTGTCGGGCATGCTGGATTGA
- the surE gene encoding 5'/3'-nucleotidase SurE encodes MRVLVSNDDGVDAPGIKMLAEHLRSAGHEVTVVAPDRDRSGASNSLTLDLPIRIKRIDPHTCSVAGTPTDCVHLALTGMLDGDEPDMVVSGINNSANLGDDVIYSGTVSAAMEGRFLGLPALAMSLVTHNHEPKHFQTAARAAVEIVARLKADPLPADTILNVNVPDLPWGEIKGFEVTRLGNRHRSEPCLPQPDPRGGTVYWIGPAGREQDAGPGTDFHAVRTGFISITPIQVDLTRYQALETVASWVGGLTAALDNPA; translated from the coding sequence ATGCGCGTACTGGTTTCTAACGACGACGGCGTCGACGCCCCCGGCATCAAGATGCTGGCCGAGCACCTGCGCAGCGCGGGCCACGAAGTGACCGTGGTCGCACCCGATCGCGATCGCTCCGGCGCCAGCAACTCGCTGACGCTGGATCTGCCGATCCGGATCAAGCGCATCGACCCGCATACCTGCAGCGTCGCCGGCACGCCCACCGATTGCGTGCACCTGGCGCTCACCGGCATGCTCGATGGCGACGAACCGGACATGGTGGTCTCCGGGATCAACAACTCGGCCAACCTCGGCGACGACGTGATCTATTCGGGCACCGTCTCGGCGGCGATGGAAGGCCGCTTCCTGGGCCTGCCCGCGCTGGCGATGTCGCTGGTCACCCACAACCACGAACCCAAGCACTTCCAGACCGCCGCGCGTGCCGCGGTGGAGATCGTGGCGCGGCTGAAGGCCGACCCGTTGCCTGCGGACACCATCCTCAACGTCAACGTGCCCGACCTGCCGTGGGGCGAGATCAAGGGCTTCGAGGTCACCCGGCTCGGCAACCGGCACCGTTCCGAACCGTGCCTGCCGCAGCCCGACCCGCGCGGCGGCACCGTGTACTGGATCGGCCCGGCCGGCCGCGAGCAGGACGCCGGTCCCGGCACCGATTTCCACGCGGTGCGCACCGGCTTCATCTCGATCACCCCGATCCAGGTCGACCTGACCCGCTACCAGGCGCTGGAGACGGTCGCCAGTTGGGTCGGCGGCCTCACCGCCGCGCTGGACAACCCGGCATGA
- a CDS encoding Smr/MutS family protein: MSHPEDEDPAALFRAAIGAVTPINATPPANAKPRPKPRARMAERDDAEAQSEFQRLLRDSAPLEAGDVASYRRENVPARVFQRLRRGQFSAQDELDLHGANAAQAEALLRQFIAEAHAHEFGCVRIVHGKGLQSGGVPLLKNLVDRLLRQRNDVLAFHSAPPTQGGTGAMLVLLARR; the protein is encoded by the coding sequence ATGTCGCATCCCGAAGACGAAGATCCCGCCGCCCTGTTCCGCGCGGCGATCGGCGCGGTCACGCCGATCAACGCGACGCCGCCGGCCAACGCCAAGCCGCGGCCGAAGCCGCGCGCGCGCATGGCCGAGCGCGACGATGCCGAGGCGCAGAGCGAATTCCAGCGCCTGTTGCGCGACAGCGCGCCGCTGGAGGCCGGCGACGTGGCCAGCTATCGCCGCGAGAACGTGCCGGCGCGGGTGTTCCAGCGCCTGCGCCGCGGCCAGTTCTCCGCCCAGGACGAACTGGACCTGCATGGCGCCAACGCGGCGCAGGCCGAGGCGCTGTTGCGCCAGTTCATCGCCGAGGCGCACGCGCACGAGTTCGGCTGCGTGCGCATCGTGCACGGCAAAGGGCTGCAGTCCGGCGGCGTCCCGTTGCTGAAGAACCTGGTCGATCGCCTGCTGCGACAGCGCAACGACGTGCTGGCGTTCCATTCGGCGCCGCCCACGCAAGGCGGCACCGGCGCGATGCTGGTGTTGCTGGCGCGGCGCTGA
- the truD gene encoding tRNA pseudouridine(13) synthase TruD: MSDLPRAFGAAPLQARMRSAAEDFQVDELPAFEPSGEGEHLLLTVRKRGMNTAVAARRLAQWAGVAEMAIGYAGMKDRHAVTTQRFSVHLPKRVAPALDALYSEDLQVVQSQWHNRKLPRGALAGNGFVLVLRQVRGERAAIEARLAQIAARGIPNWFGEQRFGRDGGNVGAALAMFDGRRVRREQRSLLLSAARSELFNRVLAARVAAGNWDGALDGEVWLLDGSRSVFGPEPWSELLAERLQCFDIHPSAPLWGAGELRSADAARALELAALEDAACVRLREGLEREGLKQERRATRLRAAELQWRWLDAREDALELRFALPPGSYATALLHELGEVVDAGQGAQAEPAAQE; this comes from the coding sequence GTGAGCGACCTGCCGCGCGCGTTCGGCGCCGCGCCGTTGCAGGCGCGCATGCGCAGCGCCGCCGAGGATTTCCAGGTCGACGAACTGCCTGCGTTCGAGCCGAGCGGCGAGGGCGAACATCTGCTGCTGACCGTGCGCAAGCGCGGCATGAACACCGCCGTCGCCGCACGCCGCCTGGCGCAGTGGGCCGGCGTGGCGGAGATGGCGATCGGCTATGCGGGCATGAAGGACCGCCACGCGGTCACCACTCAGCGCTTCTCGGTGCACCTGCCCAAGCGCGTGGCGCCGGCGCTGGACGCGCTGTACAGCGAGGATCTGCAGGTGGTGCAGTCGCAGTGGCACAACCGCAAGCTGCCGCGTGGCGCGCTGGCCGGCAACGGCTTCGTGCTGGTGTTGCGGCAGGTGCGCGGCGAGCGCGCCGCGATCGAGGCGCGGCTGGCGCAGATCGCCGCGCGCGGCATCCCCAACTGGTTCGGCGAACAGCGCTTCGGCCGCGACGGCGGCAATGTCGGCGCCGCGCTGGCGATGTTCGACGGGCGCCGGGTGCGCCGCGAGCAGCGCTCGCTGCTGCTGTCTGCCGCCCGTTCGGAACTGTTCAACCGGGTGCTGGCCGCGCGCGTGGCGGCGGGCAATTGGGACGGCGCGCTGGACGGCGAAGTGTGGCTGCTCGACGGCAGCCGCAGCGTGTTCGGCCCGGAGCCCTGGTCGGAGCTGCTGGCCGAGCGGCTGCAGTGTTTCGACATCCATCCGTCGGCGCCGTTGTGGGGCGCCGGCGAGTTGCGCAGCGCCGACGCGGCGCGCGCGCTGGAACTGGCCGCGCTCGAGGATGCGGCGTGCGTGCGCTTGCGCGAGGGCCTGGAGCGCGAAGGCCTGAAACAGGAACGGCGCGCCACCCGCCTGCGCGCCGCCGAGCTGCAGTGGCGCTGGCTGGACGCGCGCGAGGATGCGCTGGAACTGCGTTTCGCGCTGCCGCCGGGCAGCTATGCCACCGCGCTGCTGCACGAGCTGGGCGAGGTCGTCGATGCCGGGCAGGGCGCGCAGGCCGAGCCGGCGGCGCAGGAGTGA
- the ispF gene encoding 2-C-methyl-D-erythritol 2,4-cyclodiphosphate synthase: MPMPEFPPFRIGQGYDVHAFGDGGHVMLGGVRVPHTRGVLAHSDGDVVIHALCDALLGALALGDIGQHFPPSDARWKGADSAQFLSHCEQLLRERGWQLGNADVTVICERPKVGPHALAMRERLAALLHVGVERVSVKATTSEQLGFTGRGEGIAAQAAVLLVAL; the protein is encoded by the coding sequence ATGCCCATGCCTGAATTTCCTCCCTTCCGTATCGGCCAGGGCTACGACGTGCACGCCTTCGGCGACGGCGGCCACGTGATGCTCGGCGGCGTGCGCGTGCCGCATACGCGCGGCGTGCTCGCGCACAGCGACGGCGACGTGGTGATCCATGCGCTGTGCGACGCGCTGCTCGGCGCGCTGGCGCTGGGCGACATCGGCCAGCATTTCCCGCCGTCGGATGCGCGCTGGAAAGGCGCCGACAGCGCGCAATTCCTGAGCCATTGCGAGCAGTTGTTGCGCGAGCGCGGCTGGCAGCTCGGCAACGCCGACGTCACCGTGATCTGCGAGCGGCCCAAGGTCGGCCCGCATGCGCTGGCGATGCGCGAACGCCTTGCCGCGCTGCTGCACGTCGGTGTGGAACGCGTCAGCGTCAAGGCCACCACCAGCGAGCAGTTGGGATTCACCGGCCGCGGCGAAGGCATCGCGGCGCAGGCGGCGGTGTTGCTGGTGGCGCTGTGA
- the ispD gene encoding 2-C-methyl-D-erythritol 4-phosphate cytidylyltransferase produces the protein MATVWAVVPAAGRGTRFGSPLPKQYLQAGGQPLIAHALQALLAHPAVAGAMVALGADDADWPGWNELDGKPVLTCVGGASRAGSVLAALQALPDAVKADDFVLVHDAARPNLALADLDRLLETGRGDPVGAILAAPVRDTLKRAGDDGGIDATEPRERLWRALTPQLFRRLQLTRALEQAAAAGVEVTDDAMAMELLGLRPLLVEGAEDNFKVTTPADLARFEFELFLRARQP, from the coding sequence ATGGCCACGGTCTGGGCAGTGGTGCCGGCCGCCGGTCGTGGCACCCGTTTCGGCAGTCCCCTGCCCAAACAGTATCTGCAGGCCGGCGGGCAGCCGTTGATCGCGCATGCGCTGCAGGCCTTGCTGGCGCACCCGGCGGTGGCCGGTGCGATGGTCGCGCTCGGTGCCGACGATGCCGATTGGCCGGGCTGGAACGAACTGGACGGCAAGCCGGTGTTGACCTGCGTCGGCGGCGCCAGCCGTGCCGGCTCGGTGCTGGCGGCGTTGCAGGCCTTGCCGGATGCGGTCAAGGCCGACGATTTCGTGCTGGTGCACGATGCGGCGCGCCCGAACTTGGCGCTGGCCGACCTGGACCGGCTGCTGGAAACCGGACGCGGCGATCCGGTCGGCGCGATCCTGGCCGCCCCGGTGCGCGACACGCTCAAGCGTGCCGGCGACGACGGCGGCATCGACGCCACCGAGCCGCGCGAGCGCCTGTGGCGCGCGCTGACCCCGCAGTTGTTCCGGCGCCTGCAGCTGACCAGGGCGCTGGAACAGGCCGCGGCCGCCGGCGTCGAGGTCACCGACGATGCGATGGCGATGGAGTTGCTGGGCCTGCGGCCGCTGCTGGTCGAGGGCGCCGAGGACAACTTCAAGGTCACCACCCCGGCCGACCTGGCGCGCTTCGAGTTCGAACTGTTCCTGCGCGCGCGGCAGCCGTGA
- the ftsB gene encoding cell division protein FtsB produces the protein MRNWRWLLLVLAGLLAWLQYRFWLGPGNSGEVLVLESQVEHQKRDNEGLQQRNAALAAEVKDLKDGEAAIEERARSELGMIKPGEKFYRVVEDAPVPVAPAADGTPAQEQAPAPPSEQP, from the coding sequence GTGCGCAACTGGCGCTGGCTGCTGCTGGTGCTGGCGGGACTGCTGGCATGGCTGCAGTACCGTTTCTGGCTCGGTCCGGGCAACTCCGGCGAGGTGTTGGTGCTCGAGAGTCAGGTCGAGCACCAGAAACGCGATAACGAAGGCCTGCAGCAACGCAATGCCGCGCTCGCCGCCGAGGTCAAGGACCTCAAGGACGGCGAGGCGGCGATCGAGGAACGCGCGCGCAGCGAGTTGGGCATGATCAAGCCGGGCGAGAAGTTCTACCGCGTCGTCGAGGACGCACCGGTGCCCGTCGCGCCGGCCGCCGATGGCACGCCGGCGCAGGAACAGGCGCCGGCGCCGCCGAGCGAGCAACCCTGA